The following coding sequences lie in one Myxococcus xanthus genomic window:
- a CDS encoding c-type cytochrome: MRRLHLGVVVLSLTVAGCEQDETRPNFEYAPDMVSSVPFDTFSANPVTVDGKTLLAPVKGTVPRGHQPLHLAAGTEEAARAGRELQNPYPASPEVLARGKVTFSRYCGPCHGTEGLGDGLVTARFPMPPSLLAEHARQLPDGQMFHIITHGQGLMPAHGSQVAPEDRWKIVHYVRTLQDPARTARKDVP; the protein is encoded by the coding sequence GTGAGAAGGCTGCACCTGGGCGTGGTGGTCCTGAGTCTGACCGTCGCGGGCTGCGAGCAGGACGAGACGCGGCCCAACTTCGAATACGCGCCGGACATGGTGTCGTCCGTGCCGTTCGACACCTTCTCGGCCAACCCCGTCACCGTGGACGGCAAGACGCTGCTGGCGCCGGTGAAGGGGACGGTGCCGCGTGGGCATCAGCCGCTGCACCTGGCCGCGGGCACCGAGGAGGCGGCACGCGCGGGGCGGGAGCTCCAGAACCCGTACCCGGCATCGCCGGAGGTGCTGGCGCGGGGGAAGGTGACCTTCTCGCGCTACTGCGGGCCGTGCCACGGCACGGAGGGCCTGGGAGACGGGCTCGTCACCGCGCGCTTCCCCATGCCGCCGTCGCTGCTGGCGGAGCACGCGAGGCAGCTTCCGGACGGACAGATGTTTCACATCATCACCCACGGGCAGGGGCTGATGCCGGCCCATGGCTCGCAGGTGGCTCCGGAGGACCGGTGGAAGATTGTCCACTACGTCCGGACCTTGCAGGACCCCGCGCGGACGGCGCGGAAGGACGTGCCATGA
- a CDS encoding DUF3341 domain-containing protein, translated as MSAPVLIGYFDSEAQVLDATRAVREAGFVLHDVYTPYAVHGLDDAMGLKPSRLTWVCFGAGLLGCTLALSLQYYTSVVSWPLNVGGKPFNSFPAFIPVTFELTVLFAALATVAAFLARAKLFPGSRRAVLPRVTDDRFAIAVAPREAPSELDAAEDLMRRHGAVATDLLEEVAS; from the coding sequence ATGAGTGCCCCGGTTCTCATCGGCTACTTCGACAGTGAGGCGCAGGTGCTCGACGCCACCCGCGCGGTGCGCGAGGCGGGCTTCGTCCTCCACGACGTGTACACACCGTACGCGGTGCACGGCCTGGACGACGCCATGGGCCTCAAGCCCAGCCGCCTCACGTGGGTGTGCTTCGGCGCGGGCTTGCTGGGCTGCACGCTGGCGCTGTCTCTCCAGTACTACACCAGCGTGGTGAGCTGGCCGCTCAACGTGGGCGGCAAGCCCTTCAACTCGTTCCCCGCGTTCATCCCGGTGACCTTCGAGCTGACGGTGCTGTTCGCGGCGCTGGCGACGGTGGCGGCCTTCCTGGCGCGGGCGAAGCTCTTCCCGGGGAGCCGCCGCGCGGTGCTCCCGCGTGTCACGGATGACCGGTTCGCCATCGCGGTGGCGCCGCGCGAGGCACCCTCGGAGCTGGACGCGGCCGAGGACCTGATGCGCCGCCATGGCGCGGTGGCGACGGACCTGCTGGAGGAGGTGGCGTCGTGA
- the nrfD gene encoding NrfD/PsrC family molybdoenzyme membrane anchor subunit, producing the protein MSNQHLSPLREPLVTEPRSLGQLTEEICAPMERAPTWKWWVAFGIAVSVLGTGAGIVGYQVATGIGVWGLNKTIGWAFDITNFVFWVGIGHAGTLISAILFLFRQKWRTSINRAAEAMTLFAVMCAALFPLIHMGRPWLAFWVMPYPNDRGSLWVNFRSPLLWDVFAISTYFTVSAVFWYVGLIPDLATVRDRAKAGIRKAVFKVMSLGWTGSNRTWSRYETVYLLLAGLATPLVLSVHTIVSMDFATSVIPGWHTTIFPPYFVAGAVFSGFAMVLTLMIITRVVLGYEHLITLRHLENMTKIIIVTGGLVSLAYATEFFIAWYSGNPYERFAFMNRAFGPYAWAYWIMVTCNVVSPHLFWFKKIRTSPAAIFVLSLVINVGMWFERFVIIVTSLHRDFLPSSWAMYTPTMVEVGTFIGTFGLFFTLFLLFVRVLPIISIGEVKSVLGFAREGHETQPRPPAKPVAEEPHPVAHRPVSPVPLAIATRKDVPV; encoded by the coding sequence ATGAGCAACCAGCATCTGTCCCCGCTGCGCGAACCGCTCGTCACCGAGCCGCGCTCCCTGGGCCAGCTCACCGAGGAGATCTGCGCCCCCATGGAGCGGGCCCCCACGTGGAAGTGGTGGGTGGCCTTCGGCATCGCGGTGTCCGTGCTCGGCACGGGCGCCGGCATCGTCGGCTACCAGGTGGCGACGGGCATCGGAGTGTGGGGCCTCAACAAGACGATTGGCTGGGCCTTCGACATCACCAACTTCGTGTTCTGGGTGGGCATCGGCCACGCCGGCACGCTCATCTCCGCCATCCTCTTCCTCTTCCGGCAGAAGTGGCGCACCAGCATCAACCGCGCGGCGGAGGCGATGACGTTGTTCGCCGTCATGTGCGCGGCGCTCTTCCCCCTCATCCACATGGGCCGGCCGTGGCTGGCCTTCTGGGTGATGCCGTATCCGAACGACCGCGGCAGCTTGTGGGTGAACTTCCGCTCGCCGCTCTTGTGGGACGTGTTCGCCATCTCCACGTACTTCACCGTGTCGGCGGTGTTCTGGTACGTGGGCCTGATTCCGGACCTGGCCACGGTGCGCGACAGGGCGAAGGCGGGGATTCGCAAGGCCGTCTTCAAGGTGATGTCGCTGGGGTGGACGGGCTCGAACCGGACGTGGAGCCGCTACGAGACGGTGTACCTGCTGCTGGCGGGCCTGGCGACGCCGCTGGTGCTCAGCGTGCACACCATCGTCTCCATGGACTTCGCCACGTCGGTCATCCCTGGCTGGCACACCACCATCTTCCCGCCGTACTTCGTCGCGGGCGCGGTGTTCAGCGGCTTCGCCATGGTGCTGACGCTGATGATCATCACCCGCGTAGTGCTGGGCTACGAGCACCTCATCACCCTGCGCCACCTGGAGAACATGACGAAAATCATCATCGTCACGGGTGGCCTGGTGTCGCTGGCGTACGCGACGGAGTTCTTCATCGCCTGGTACTCGGGCAACCCCTACGAGCGCTTCGCCTTCATGAACCGCGCCTTCGGCCCCTACGCCTGGGCCTACTGGATCATGGTGACGTGCAACGTGGTGTCGCCGCACCTCTTCTGGTTCAAGAAGATACGTACCTCGCCCGCAGCCATCTTCGTCCTGTCGCTGGTCATCAACGTGGGCATGTGGTTCGAGCGCTTCGTCATCATCGTCACCAGCCTCCACCGCGACTTCCTGCCGTCGAGCTGGGCCATGTACACGCCGACGATGGTGGAGGTGGGGACCTTCATCGGCACCTTCGGCCTCTTCTTCACGCTGTTCCTGCTCTTCGTCCGCGTGCTGCCCATCATCTCCATCGGCGAGGTGAAGAGCGTGCTGGGCTTCGCTCGCGAAGGTCATGAAACGCAGCCGCGCCCGCCCGCGAAGCCGGTCGCCGAGGAGCCGCACCCCGTGGCCCACCGGCCCGTGTCGCCGGTGCCGCTGGCCATCGCCACCCGAAAGGATGTACCTGTATGA
- a CDS encoding TAT-variant-translocated molybdopterin oxidoreductase, which yields MSDPLPKYWQSLAERAGDLGALAQTQDEFAEPLPVGVAATPPDANSRRDFFKLMGLSAAAAMVACQRAPVQQIIPYVARPDEVTPGLALWYASTCNGCSARCGLLLKTRDGRPIKVEGNDEHPVSRGGVCAVGQASVLSLYDASRARYPTRGATRVSWTDLDADVTQALRKATEVGKGIRVVLPWHLGPTAEAAVKRFLTAYPTARTVRDEALGELAAIADAHRVTHGVRAVPDYRFDKAAVIASFGADFLGTWVSPVAFTRQYAESRDAARRRTMSRHFQVEPVMTLTGAAADRRFVVAPSDVALVLADLVRRLAVKAGREVPGLPSLPPPALDEAARVELADSLWAQRQEALVVAGGDDVATQVLANTANALLGNEGHTVSLADGTTLDADALSLGTLLTELRAGSVGAVLFMGANPVYSDPRGAELAALLKGVPLTLSTSDRRDETAVHVGLHAPESTALESWGDAEVRRGVVSLRQPAVAPLHETRGGVESLLQWAGAPQPHYDFLRARWESEVFPRASGLGQGFGAFWDDALRRGVVTLSDAAPEAPAFREEGLAKALAGVARHAAEWELVLYPTVALRDGAPANNAWLQEVADPITKVTWGNPACIAPARATALGLKDGDVVQVRAGSTTLSLPVLVQAGTHPSVIAVAVGYGRTQAGRVADGIGVNGYPLSAVVDGRARRMVPGVTVQATGEQQPLALTQTHHRLEGRPHVREAELAAFLANPRAGNEVQAGHGGGGHSLSLWSGHEYKGHRWALAVDLSACTGCSACVVSCQAENNIPSVGREEVLRRRDMHWMRIDRYYQGDEANPQVVHQPMMCQHCENAPCETVCPVLATVHSSEGLNQQVYNRCVGTRYCANNCPTKVRRFNWFDYEHAEPLERMVLNPDVVVRSRGVMEKCSMCVQRIQESKAAANREGRPLRDGDIQTACQQSCPAKAIHFGDVNDPDSQVARLAKDGRAFRLLEELNIGSSITYLTKIRNTGSGSGT from the coding sequence ATGTCCGACCCACTTCCCAAGTACTGGCAGAGCCTGGCGGAGCGCGCTGGCGACCTTGGCGCTCTCGCACAGACGCAGGATGAATTCGCGGAGCCGCTCCCGGTGGGCGTCGCCGCCACGCCTCCGGATGCGAACAGCCGCCGTGACTTCTTCAAGCTGATGGGCCTGAGCGCCGCGGCGGCCATGGTGGCCTGCCAGCGCGCGCCGGTGCAGCAAATCATTCCCTACGTGGCGCGCCCGGATGAAGTCACGCCGGGGCTGGCGCTCTGGTACGCGTCCACCTGCAACGGGTGCAGCGCCCGGTGCGGCCTGCTGCTGAAGACGCGCGATGGCCGCCCCATCAAGGTGGAAGGCAACGACGAGCACCCCGTGTCTCGCGGCGGCGTGTGCGCGGTGGGCCAGGCGTCGGTGCTGTCCCTCTATGACGCGAGCCGCGCCCGTTACCCCACTCGCGGCGCCACGCGCGTGTCCTGGACGGACCTGGACGCGGACGTCACGCAGGCCCTGCGCAAGGCCACCGAGGTGGGGAAGGGAATCCGCGTGGTGTTGCCCTGGCACCTGGGGCCCACGGCGGAGGCGGCCGTGAAGCGCTTCCTGACCGCGTACCCCACCGCGCGCACCGTGCGCGATGAAGCTCTGGGCGAGCTGGCCGCCATCGCCGACGCCCACCGCGTCACGCACGGCGTGCGCGCCGTGCCGGACTACCGCTTCGACAAGGCCGCCGTCATCGCCAGCTTCGGCGCGGACTTCCTGGGGACGTGGGTGTCGCCCGTGGCCTTCACCCGGCAGTACGCGGAGTCGCGCGACGCGGCCCGGCGCCGGACGATGTCGCGGCACTTCCAGGTGGAGCCGGTGATGACTCTCACCGGTGCCGCCGCGGACCGCCGCTTCGTGGTGGCGCCTTCCGATGTGGCGCTGGTGCTGGCGGACCTGGTGCGGCGGCTGGCGGTGAAGGCGGGCCGCGAGGTGCCCGGACTGCCGTCGCTGCCGCCGCCCGCGCTGGACGAGGCCGCGAGGGTGGAGCTCGCGGACTCGCTGTGGGCCCAGCGCCAGGAAGCCCTGGTGGTGGCGGGCGGTGATGACGTGGCCACGCAGGTGCTGGCCAACACCGCCAACGCACTGCTGGGCAACGAGGGCCACACGGTGTCGCTGGCGGACGGCACTACGCTGGACGCGGACGCGCTGTCCTTGGGGACGCTGCTGACCGAGCTGCGCGCCGGCAGCGTGGGCGCGGTGCTCTTCATGGGCGCCAATCCCGTCTACAGCGACCCGCGCGGCGCGGAGCTGGCGGCGCTGCTGAAGGGCGTGCCGCTCACGCTGTCCACCAGCGACCGGCGGGACGAGACGGCCGTGCACGTGGGCCTCCATGCACCTGAGTCCACCGCGCTGGAGTCGTGGGGCGACGCGGAGGTGCGCCGGGGCGTCGTGTCCCTGCGTCAGCCCGCTGTGGCGCCGCTGCACGAGACGCGCGGCGGTGTGGAGTCGCTCCTCCAGTGGGCGGGAGCACCCCAGCCGCACTACGACTTCCTCCGCGCGCGCTGGGAGTCAGAGGTCTTCCCCCGGGCCAGCGGCCTGGGGCAGGGCTTCGGCGCCTTCTGGGACGATGCCCTCCGCCGGGGCGTGGTGACGCTCAGCGACGCCGCGCCGGAAGCACCCGCCTTCCGCGAGGAAGGGCTGGCGAAGGCGCTGGCCGGCGTGGCCCGTCATGCCGCGGAGTGGGAGCTGGTGCTGTACCCCACGGTGGCGCTGCGTGATGGCGCGCCCGCGAACAACGCCTGGCTCCAGGAGGTGGCGGACCCCATCACCAAGGTGACGTGGGGCAACCCGGCGTGCATCGCCCCGGCCCGCGCGACGGCGCTGGGGTTGAAGGACGGCGACGTCGTCCAGGTCCGGGCGGGGAGCACGACGCTGTCGCTGCCAGTGCTGGTGCAGGCGGGAACGCACCCCTCCGTCATCGCGGTGGCGGTGGGCTACGGCCGCACGCAGGCCGGGCGCGTCGCGGACGGCATCGGCGTCAACGGCTACCCGCTGTCGGCGGTGGTGGACGGACGGGCGCGGCGCATGGTCCCCGGCGTCACGGTGCAGGCCACGGGCGAGCAGCAGCCCCTGGCGCTGACGCAGACGCACCACCGGCTGGAGGGACGGCCGCACGTGCGCGAAGCGGAGCTGGCCGCCTTCCTGGCCAACCCGCGCGCGGGCAACGAGGTGCAGGCGGGGCACGGCGGGGGAGGGCACTCGCTCTCCCTGTGGTCCGGCCACGAGTACAAGGGGCACCGGTGGGCGCTGGCGGTGGACCTGAGCGCCTGCACGGGGTGCTCGGCCTGCGTGGTGTCGTGCCAGGCGGAGAACAACATCCCCAGCGTGGGGCGCGAGGAGGTGCTGCGCCGGCGGGACATGCACTGGATGCGCATCGATCGGTACTACCAGGGTGACGAAGCCAATCCCCAGGTCGTCCACCAGCCGATGATGTGCCAGCACTGTGAGAATGCGCCGTGCGAGACGGTGTGCCCGGTTCTGGCCACGGTGCACTCCAGCGAGGGCCTCAATCAGCAGGTCTACAACCGCTGCGTGGGGACCCGGTACTGCGCCAACAACTGCCCCACGAAGGTCCGCCGCTTCAACTGGTTCGACTACGAGCACGCCGAGCCGTTGGAGCGGATGGTGCTCAACCCGGACGTCGTGGTGCGCAGCCGGGGCGTCATGGAGAAGTGCTCGATGTGCGTGCAGCGCATCCAGGAGTCCAAGGCCGCCGCGAACCGGGAAGGCCGCCCGCTGCGTGACGGGGACATCCAGACGGCGTGCCAGCAGAGCTGCCCCGCGAAGGCCATCCACTTCGGTGACGTGAACGACCCGGACAGCCAGGTGGCGCGACTGGCGAAGGACGGGCGCGCGTTCCGGCTGCTGGAGGAGCTGAACATCGGGTCGTCCATCACCTACCTCACGAAGATCCGGAACACCGGGTCGGGAAGCGGCACATGA
- a CDS encoding cytochrome c3 family protein, with protein sequence MKDASTRFPCRALTAGWLALSLTACSGPVNNQQGYMPEQPVAFSHAVHAGQYGLDCQYCHVGAEKSRHAGVPSTSVCMNCHTQVKTDSPEIKKVAAAVAENKPLAWVRIHRLPDHAYFNHASHVSAGLDCQTCHGPVQEMVRVEQKEPMTMGWCLDCHRDTAAKQVSAPPPSAPRAGELLALSSGAPAPEPLKAPRILQPPTDCSSCHR encoded by the coding sequence ATGAAAGACGCCTCGACTCGCTTCCCTTGTCGTGCCCTGACCGCTGGCTGGCTGGCCCTGTCCCTGACGGCATGCAGCGGCCCGGTGAACAACCAGCAGGGCTACATGCCCGAGCAGCCCGTGGCCTTCTCCCACGCCGTCCACGCCGGGCAGTACGGCCTGGATTGTCAGTACTGCCACGTGGGCGCGGAGAAGAGCCGCCACGCCGGCGTGCCCTCCACCAGCGTGTGCATGAACTGCCACACGCAGGTGAAGACGGACTCGCCCGAAATCAAGAAGGTCGCGGCCGCGGTGGCGGAGAACAAGCCGCTGGCGTGGGTTCGCATCCACCGTCTGCCAGACCACGCGTACTTCAACCATGCCAGCCACGTGAGCGCGGGCCTGGACTGCCAGACGTGCCACGGGCCCGTGCAGGAGATGGTGCGCGTGGAGCAGAAGGAGCCCATGACGATGGGCTGGTGCCTGGACTGCCACCGCGACACGGCGGCGAAGCAGGTGTCCGCGCCGCCGCCTTCCGCGCCCCGCGCTGGAGAGCTGTTGGCCTTGTCGTCCGGTGCGCCCGCGCCGGAGCCGTTGAAGGCCCCTCGAATCCTGCAGCCCCCCACGGACTGCTCGAGCTGCCACCGCTGA
- a CDS encoding respiratory nitrate reductase subunit gamma, whose product MSEALFSAIPYVAAGAAVAGVARRLMARAPASAPTPWTQSGRAVLAGAAIVGLNHLLGLLAPRVMQAFNASPGRLFTLEAVSLIGALLLAWGLAGLTVRRVREGQWSTAALLGLLFAQSLSGIYLAVAVRWGSAWYVHVVVPYLRSVLAFQPDASLLAQAPFIVQFHTLFGMVVLALALFIRARPEPITAPLLVTPREETAR is encoded by the coding sequence GTGAGTGAAGCCCTCTTCTCCGCCATCCCCTACGTGGCGGCGGGCGCGGCCGTGGCGGGAGTTGCGCGCCGGCTGATGGCACGCGCACCCGCGAGTGCCCCCACGCCCTGGACGCAATCGGGACGGGCCGTGCTGGCGGGGGCCGCCATCGTGGGCCTGAACCATCTGCTGGGGCTGCTGGCGCCGCGCGTGATGCAGGCCTTCAATGCGTCGCCGGGCCGCCTCTTCACGCTGGAGGCGGTGAGTCTCATCGGCGCGCTGCTGCTCGCCTGGGGCCTGGCGGGCCTGACGGTGCGCCGCGTCCGGGAAGGGCAGTGGAGCACCGCCGCGCTGCTGGGGTTGCTGTTCGCGCAGTCCCTCTCCGGCATCTACCTGGCGGTGGCGGTGCGCTGGGGCTCTGCCTGGTACGTCCACGTGGTGGTGCCGTACCTGCGCTCGGTGCTGGCCTTCCAGCCGGACGCGTCGCTGCTGGCGCAGGCGCCCTTCATCGTCCAGTTCCACACCCTGTTCGGGATGGTGGTGCTGGCGCTGGCTCTCTTCATCCGCGCGCGGCCCGAGCCCATCACCGCGCCCCTGCTCGTCACGCCTCGGGAGGAGACCGCCCGCTGA
- a CDS encoding c-type cytochrome, whose protein sequence is MARGLVPVIQLLALVAAPVAGAQSASQGATLFTQRCATCHTVGEGDRVGPDLHGVMERRDEAWVTRFITSPGAVIDEGDPVANALLKQFNGIRMPDQQLAPEELGALYAFFRDCTQKGMGGCKPSPAAKMGTDATSEEIARGRRLFEGTEALAKGGPACFGCHDVRGLGVAGGGTLGPNLTFAFARMGERGMRPLLAKLDTPMMAALYAKAPLEEEEQYALKAYLADVSRDGSKPRTDRDFFYLGLVGMLAVLGFMGVAFNAHTKRGQP, encoded by the coding sequence ATGGCGCGGGGGCTCGTCCCCGTCATTCAGCTTCTGGCCCTGGTGGCGGCGCCAGTGGCGGGAGCGCAGAGCGCCTCGCAAGGGGCCACGCTCTTCACGCAGCGCTGCGCCACCTGTCACACGGTGGGCGAGGGCGACCGCGTGGGGCCGGACCTGCACGGCGTCATGGAGCGGCGCGACGAAGCATGGGTCACCCGCTTCATCACCAGCCCCGGCGCCGTCATCGACGAAGGCGACCCGGTGGCCAACGCGCTGCTGAAGCAGTTCAACGGCATCCGCATGCCGGACCAGCAGCTCGCTCCCGAGGAGCTCGGCGCCCTCTACGCCTTCTTCCGCGACTGCACGCAGAAGGGGATGGGCGGCTGCAAGCCATCGCCCGCGGCGAAGATGGGCACGGACGCGACTTCGGAAGAGATTGCGCGCGGCCGCCGGCTCTTCGAGGGCACGGAAGCCCTGGCGAAGGGCGGTCCCGCCTGCTTCGGCTGTCATGACGTGCGCGGGCTGGGCGTGGCGGGCGGCGGCACGCTGGGGCCCAACCTCACCTTCGCCTTCGCGCGCATGGGCGAGCGCGGCATGCGGCCTCTGCTGGCGAAGCTGGACACGCCGATGATGGCCGCGCTGTACGCGAAGGCCCCGCTGGAGGAGGAGGAGCAATACGCCCTCAAGGCGTACCTCGCGGACGTGTCGCGCGACGGCAGCAAGCCTCGCACGGACAGGGATTTCTTCTACCTGGGCCTCGTCGGAATGCTCGCGGTGCTCGGGTTCATGGGCGTTGCCTTCAACGCGCACACCAAGCGAGGTCAGCCGTGA
- a CDS encoding cytochrome-c peroxidase, with product MIQNRWVSLLSLSALGVSALTGCERTPPPAEAPVAAPEAQKLPAPKPMTAEQLAHFFKPLPMRKDAPPPPEDTDAQVTLGRMLYFEPRLSKNHDVSCSTCHGLTTFGVDNKALSDGHKGLKGTRNSPTVYNAAGHIAQFWDGRADTLEAQATGPILNPVEMAMPDEKRVLATLTSIPEYTKRFREAFPGDKKPVTMANTARAIAAFERKLVTTSRFDSFVGGKHDALTEQEQRGLQLFATTGCTTCHNGPAVGGTSFQKLGLIEDYPGLKDAGRFDATKNEDDRGKFRVPTLLNVDKTGPYLHDGSVVELPQMVRLMAKHQLARTLTDPEVDDLVAFLKSLTGELPPAEFIARPQLPPSTAKTPKPDPS from the coding sequence ATGATTCAGAACCGGTGGGTCTCGCTGCTGTCGCTGTCCGCCCTGGGCGTCAGTGCGCTCACGGGGTGTGAGCGGACGCCGCCGCCCGCTGAGGCGCCCGTGGCCGCGCCGGAAGCCCAGAAGCTGCCGGCGCCCAAGCCGATGACGGCCGAGCAGCTCGCGCACTTCTTCAAGCCGCTGCCCATGCGCAAGGACGCGCCGCCTCCCCCTGAGGACACCGACGCCCAGGTGACGCTGGGGCGGATGCTCTACTTCGAGCCGCGCCTGTCGAAGAACCACGACGTGTCCTGCAGCACCTGCCATGGCCTGACGACCTTCGGCGTGGACAACAAGGCGCTGTCGGATGGCCACAAGGGGCTGAAGGGCACGCGCAACTCGCCCACCGTGTACAACGCGGCCGGGCACATCGCGCAGTTCTGGGACGGGCGCGCGGACACGCTGGAGGCGCAGGCCACGGGCCCCATCCTCAATCCGGTGGAGATGGCCATGCCGGATGAGAAGCGCGTGTTGGCCACGCTGACTTCCATCCCGGAGTACACGAAGCGTTTCCGTGAGGCCTTCCCGGGCGACAAGAAGCCGGTGACCATGGCCAACACCGCGCGCGCCATCGCCGCCTTTGAGCGCAAGCTCGTCACGACCTCGCGCTTCGATTCCTTCGTGGGCGGCAAGCACGACGCGCTGACGGAGCAGGAGCAGCGGGGCCTGCAGCTCTTCGCCACCACCGGGTGCACCACCTGCCACAACGGCCCCGCCGTGGGCGGTACCTCCTTCCAGAAGCTGGGCCTCATCGAGGACTACCCGGGCCTGAAGGACGCGGGCCGCTTCGACGCCACGAAGAACGAGGATGACCGGGGCAAGTTCCGCGTGCCCACGCTCCTCAACGTAGACAAGACGGGGCCGTACCTGCACGACGGCAGCGTGGTGGAGTTGCCGCAGATGGTGCGGCTGATGGCGAAGCACCAACTGGCGCGCACGCTGACGGACCCCGAGGTGGACGACCTGGTCGCCTTCCTCAAGAGCCTCACGGGGGAGCTGCCCCCCGCGGAGTTCATCGCTCGGCCCCAACTGCCGCCCAGTACCGCGAAGACGCCCAAGCCGGACCCGTCTTGA
- a CDS encoding acyltransferase family protein has product MRFRDVARVTAYAGDLVSQLGPTFTFQKRDTRHPGLDCARGLAVMAMVIGHTLDAVLSPAVRADVWVQHYWACRGITAPLFLMVAGWAVVAALGSKPTAARDTYGKRVRRALLLIFLGYLVHWPGWSTVIQMGLTEQMLSKVLVFDALQCIGFALLAGATLLAVTPGRWGRTVMLAVVAVGLPLVSATMWTLGEGLPGPLTQLIGSGGASRFPFFPWASYFFAGALAASLLGTLRPGVPQGLALLILGGGLFWFMRGQNQDWGTASAWLVAYRVAQGMMVLGVVNLLPRKVSGLLAPLGRLSLWVYVMHLPIVYGWSSYAGLSSRVGPTLTLPEGLGIGVSLLVACGLLARIGTWLRDQARPWRTGSTTLEASVGSLGSRGS; this is encoded by the coding sequence ATGCGTTTTCGAGACGTGGCCCGAGTCACGGCCTATGCTGGGGACCTCGTGAGTCAACTCGGCCCTACCTTCACCTTCCAGAAACGAGACACCCGACACCCCGGGCTCGACTGCGCGCGCGGGCTCGCGGTGATGGCGATGGTCATTGGCCACACGCTGGACGCGGTGTTGTCGCCGGCCGTGCGTGCGGACGTGTGGGTCCAACATTACTGGGCCTGCCGAGGCATCACCGCCCCGCTGTTCCTGATGGTCGCCGGGTGGGCCGTGGTCGCGGCGCTGGGTTCGAAACCCACGGCGGCCCGGGACACCTACGGTAAACGGGTGCGGCGCGCGCTGTTGCTCATCTTCCTGGGCTACCTCGTCCACTGGCCCGGGTGGTCCACGGTCATCCAGATGGGGCTGACTGAGCAGATGCTGTCCAAGGTGCTCGTCTTCGACGCGCTCCAGTGCATCGGCTTCGCCCTCCTGGCGGGCGCCACCCTGCTGGCGGTGACGCCGGGACGCTGGGGACGCACGGTGATGCTGGCGGTGGTCGCGGTGGGCTTGCCGCTGGTGAGCGCGACCATGTGGACCCTGGGCGAAGGGTTGCCCGGGCCGCTGACCCAGCTCATCGGCAGTGGCGGCGCCAGCCGCTTCCCCTTCTTCCCGTGGGCCAGCTACTTCTTCGCGGGCGCCCTGGCCGCGAGCCTGCTGGGCACCCTGCGCCCCGGCGTGCCCCAGGGGCTGGCGCTGCTGATTCTGGGCGGCGGCCTCTTCTGGTTCATGCGCGGGCAGAACCAGGACTGGGGCACCGCCAGCGCGTGGCTGGTGGCCTACCGCGTGGCCCAGGGAATGATGGTGCTGGGCGTGGTCAACCTGCTGCCGCGGAAGGTCAGCGGCCTGCTGGCGCCCCTGGGCCGCCTGTCGCTGTGGGTCTACGTGATGCACCTGCCCATCGTGTACGGCTGGTCCAGCTACGCGGGCCTGTCCAGCCGCGTGGGTCCCACCCTGACGCTCCCGGAGGGACTGGGCATTGGCGTGTCGCTGCTGGTGGCCTGCGGCCTGCTGGCCCGCATCGGGACGTGGCTGAGGGACCAGGCCCGGCCGTGGCGCACCGGCTCCACCACGCTGGAAGCCAGCGTGGGCAGCCTGGGCTCGCGCGGGAGCTGA
- a CDS encoding FxsA family protein yields the protein MFRYLLLALIVVPFLELYLLLAIGRQIGPMPTLAWVLVSGLVGTALSRREGRRVLRHWRESMARGQVPEEGILSGVLVLAGGVLLVIPGIITDVVGLLLLLPPVRRLISARVRRTLERKVRDGSMHVTTFGGGAFGGGFHASVGSPFPGGPVPRSPQTGVLEPDAGGTVARRPQGPQSEVDAEFTEEEPRRS from the coding sequence GTGTTCCGCTACCTCCTCCTCGCCCTCATCGTGGTGCCCTTCCTCGAGCTCTACCTGCTCCTGGCCATTGGCCGGCAGATAGGGCCCATGCCCACGCTTGCCTGGGTGCTGGTGTCCGGCCTGGTGGGCACCGCGCTCTCCCGGCGGGAGGGCAGGCGGGTGCTGCGCCACTGGCGTGAGTCCATGGCGCGCGGCCAGGTGCCTGAGGAAGGCATCCTCAGTGGCGTGCTGGTGCTGGCCGGCGGCGTGCTGCTCGTCATCCCCGGCATCATCACCGACGTCGTGGGGCTGCTGCTCCTGCTGCCGCCCGTGCGGCGCCTCATCTCCGCGCGCGTGCGCCGCACCCTGGAGCGCAAGGTGCGTGATGGCTCGATGCACGTCACGACCTTCGGTGGCGGGGCGTTTGGTGGCGGCTTCCACGCCTCCGTGGGAAGCCCCTTTCCTGGAGGCCCCGTGCCGCGTTCGCCGCAAACCGGTGTCCTGGAGCCGGACGCCGGCGGCACCGTGGCCCGTAGGCCTCAGGGCCCGCAGTCGGAGGTGGACGCCGAGTTCACCGAGGAGGAGCCCCGGCGGAGCTGA